In Chitinophaga sp. HK235, a single window of DNA contains:
- a CDS encoding helix-turn-helix domain-containing protein, with product MKYIILLGAFQALVVFSIFIINHKKTSADKILSWFLMWVFIHLGSAFLLHVLFPNAEIHKQFYTFISLIYTPLFWTYAAQLSGRYQHIKKKFRLLFLPALMAAVVYFSIAGYVIAHDGATPPVIILYNKAVGYASVISSIIYGILLLVESRHIPFFWQSERKLILFMGIVSLIMSLFSAGLMINNMLPDTSRLILDSHLWGRIVTYLCLLSVCLAIGRLKILSLIYTDTQVPILETAREVLATVIDEPTPFTEMEDMEAPETAMQEPPSQHRKLLLSPDQQSVIARDIKRWMEGKDLYKDPELTLDKLAATMEISRHHLSETLNQYLGQSFYQFINEYRIREVVRLIDEHRENKVTPNILSLAFEAGFHSKSSFNQYFKKVTGSTPSAYLKSTNTVPRFTNISINNA from the coding sequence ATGAAGTATATTATTCTTTTAGGGGCTTTCCAGGCATTGGTGGTATTTAGTATTTTCATTATCAATCATAAAAAAACATCGGCTGATAAGATATTAAGCTGGTTTTTGATGTGGGTATTTATTCATCTGGGCAGCGCTTTTCTGCTGCATGTTCTTTTTCCGAATGCGGAAATCCACAAACAGTTTTACACTTTTATCAGCCTGATATATACACCCTTGTTCTGGACCTATGCAGCGCAGCTCTCCGGCCGGTATCAGCATATAAAAAAGAAGTTCCGTTTGCTTTTCCTGCCGGCGTTGATGGCGGCAGTCGTATATTTCAGCATCGCTGGTTATGTGATAGCGCATGACGGCGCAACACCTCCGGTTATTATCCTTTATAATAAAGCTGTAGGCTATGCTTCTGTAATTTCCAGCATCATATATGGGATTTTATTACTGGTAGAATCTCGTCATATACCGTTTTTCTGGCAGTCGGAGCGAAAATTGATCCTGTTTATGGGCATTGTATCTTTGATCATGTCTTTGTTCTCGGCGGGGCTGATGATCAACAATATGCTGCCTGATACTTCCCGGTTGATACTGGACAGCCATTTATGGGGCAGGATAGTAACCTACCTCTGCCTGCTGAGTGTTTGCCTGGCTATTGGAAGGCTTAAAATATTATCCCTGATTTATACAGATACTCAGGTGCCGATTTTGGAAACAGCCCGGGAGGTGTTGGCAACAGTGATCGACGAACCCACTCCCTTTACAGAAATGGAAGACATGGAAGCGCCGGAAACAGCCATGCAGGAGCCTCCCAGCCAGCACCGGAAATTACTGTTGTCTCCCGATCAGCAATCGGTTATTGCCAGAGATATCAAACGCTGGATGGAGGGAAAGGACCTCTATAAAGACCCCGAACTGACTTTAGACAAACTGGCGGCTACTATGGAAATATCCAGACATCACCTTTCTGAAACCCTCAACCAGTACCTGGGCCAGTCTTTTTATCAGTTTATTAATGAATACAGAATCAGGGAAGTGGTGAGGTTGATTGATGAACACCGGGAAAATAAGGTTACGCCCAACATCCTCTCCCTGGCTTTCGAAGCAGGCTTTCATTCCAAATCATCTTTTAATCAATACTTCAAAAAAGTAACCGGTAGTACACCTTCAGCTTATCTGAAAAGTACGAATACCGTTCCCCGGTTCACGAACATCTCTATCAATAACGCTTAG
- a CDS encoding TonB-dependent receptor: protein MSSRLLLLILLLPVFCTAQQIRGSILSKEGPLPAATIIIDGTGTQTDLSGAFDIVVRKTGKVTLKINYVGFAVKTMEVDVKPGINQLGAILMEPASDVLGEVVVKGASAGSQVRAISIKKNAQGIMEVLAADAIGKLPDRNAAEAVQRIQGVSIERDQGEGRYVSVRGTPIQWSATLLNGNRLPTASLDYTDRRIQMDIFPSELIEYVQLSKAITPDIEGDAIGGSINFITKAAPMSRTLRINAAGGYGDQARKGSYNASVVYGDRLMKGKLGFVLSGVIWDRTSAQDRYNMNYDFTNPDRKQSYSITDLQLRDYIAHRRTTGLNAGLEYKFNDRHKVQFKGIYSDFLDGQMVRETYFYFNAKNATITSRASNYLTSLYSGELSGQSVLSPKVSLDWAASLDKSKFRFKDPGYYPMAVFQQATTYEGLAADGKKYLAMDAPDGKGDVIDAVLPHLSPSTPISSTSMKLSQVIMVRSTNWEENKRFGFNLKYTPDNKLHLKFGGKFIHKDKVVQTPYNIYLAGIQGAAPTMAGFGSEPFPYNGGFLTEIGSPYNNVIIDQMPLSQLKTLVTPEGISNNKLFPYQVDSATNISGATKYFTGVENVYALYVMGEYKASDKLTLTGGIRNEYNKVTFNGSKVSTSTKQVTALTQDNSYNAFLPMLHLKYNLTDKDIIRLAYTRSFARADFNNLNPGTTQDDVNKTISRGNANLKPTFANNFDLMAEHYFGGIGMVNFGAFYKKLTDLIYTNQSSEMVGGIQYMVSEPENLQHAWLAGFEAGFVKRFTGLPGFWKGFGIDANYTYTDSRVKIPRFTGTEKTEDESAIPKQAKHIFNASVIYEYRKFMARVAGNYKGKYLDVIRQAAGPDHYRWYAQNFTVDFSASYAITPKIRTFLELNNITNAPVRYYHGTFDRVEQAEWYSIRGQIGVNVKIF from the coding sequence ATGAGTAGCCGGCTTTTGTTATTGATTTTACTCCTGCCTGTTTTCTGTACAGCACAGCAGATCAGGGGGAGCATTTTATCCAAAGAAGGACCGTTGCCTGCCGCCACTATTATCATTGATGGAACAGGGACACAGACCGATCTTTCGGGGGCTTTTGATATTGTTGTCAGGAAAACGGGAAAAGTAACGCTTAAAATCAATTATGTTGGGTTTGCCGTCAAAACGATGGAAGTGGATGTAAAACCTGGCATCAATCAATTGGGGGCGATACTGATGGAGCCAGCCAGCGATGTACTGGGAGAGGTAGTGGTAAAGGGAGCTTCCGCCGGATCGCAGGTGCGCGCCATCAGCATTAAAAAGAACGCACAAGGCATTATGGAAGTACTGGCCGCTGATGCCATCGGTAAACTGCCCGATCGTAATGCTGCCGAAGCGGTGCAACGTATACAGGGCGTGTCCATCGAAAGAGACCAGGGCGAAGGACGTTATGTATCTGTTCGTGGTACGCCTATCCAATGGAGCGCCACCTTGCTCAACGGCAACCGCTTGCCTACCGCCAGTCTGGACTATACAGACCGCCGCATTCAAATGGATATCTTTCCTTCTGAACTCATAGAATATGTACAGCTGTCTAAAGCGATCACGCCGGATATAGAAGGAGATGCCATTGGAGGCTCCATTAATTTTATTACCAAAGCAGCCCCCATGTCCCGTACACTCAGGATCAACGCTGCAGGTGGATATGGAGACCAGGCCCGTAAAGGTTCCTATAATGCTTCTGTTGTTTATGGAGACAGACTGATGAAGGGCAAACTGGGTTTTGTGCTTTCCGGCGTGATATGGGACCGTACCTCGGCCCAGGACCGTTATAATATGAATTATGATTTTACCAACCCTGATCGTAAACAGTCCTATTCCATTACAGACCTGCAGCTGCGGGACTATATCGCGCACCGCAGAACCACTGGCTTAAACGCAGGCCTGGAATATAAATTCAATGACAGGCATAAAGTCCAGTTCAAAGGTATTTACAGTGACTTCCTGGATGGACAGATGGTACGAGAAACCTATTTTTATTTCAACGCCAAAAATGCAACCATTACCTCCAGGGCTTCCAATTACCTCACCAGTCTGTATTCCGGAGAACTGAGTGGACAGTCCGTCCTCTCTCCTAAAGTAAGTCTGGACTGGGCTGCCAGTCTGGATAAATCTAAATTCCGGTTTAAAGATCCCGGTTATTATCCGATGGCTGTCTTCCAGCAGGCCACCACTTATGAAGGGCTGGCTGCCGATGGAAAAAAATACCTGGCCATGGATGCTCCGGATGGCAAAGGAGATGTGATTGATGCGGTATTGCCTCATTTATCACCATCCACACCTATCAGCAGCACTTCCATGAAACTATCTCAGGTAATTATGGTGCGCAGCACCAACTGGGAAGAAAACAAACGTTTCGGCTTTAACTTAAAATATACACCAGACAATAAGCTTCATCTGAAATTCGGTGGTAAATTTATTCATAAGGATAAAGTGGTGCAGACACCATACAATATTTATCTGGCGGGTATTCAGGGCGCTGCGCCTACCATGGCCGGTTTTGGCAGCGAGCCATTCCCTTACAACGGTGGTTTCCTGACCGAAATAGGTTCGCCTTACAACAATGTGATCATCGACCAGATGCCGCTCAGTCAGCTGAAAACACTGGTAACACCTGAAGGTATCAGTAATAATAAGTTGTTTCCTTACCAGGTGGACTCCGCTACCAATATATCCGGTGCTACCAAATATTTTACCGGTGTGGAAAACGTGTATGCCTTATACGTTATGGGCGAATACAAAGCATCGGATAAGTTAACACTGACAGGTGGTATCCGTAACGAATACAACAAGGTTACTTTCAACGGTAGTAAAGTGAGCACCAGCACCAAGCAGGTCACAGCGCTTACACAAGACAACAGCTACAATGCCTTTTTGCCTATGCTGCATCTGAAGTATAACCTGACCGATAAAGATATTATCCGCCTGGCCTATACCCGCAGCTTTGCCCGCGCCGATTTCAATAACCTGAACCCCGGCACCACACAGGATGATGTCAACAAAACCATCAGCAGAGGCAACGCCAATCTGAAACCTACTTTCGCCAATAACTTCGACCTGATGGCTGAACATTATTTCGGTGGAATAGGCATGGTCAACTTCGGCGCCTTCTATAAAAAACTGACGGATCTTATCTATACCAATCAGTCTTCCGAAATGGTGGGTGGCATACAATACATGGTCAGTGAGCCTGAAAACCTGCAACATGCATGGTTGGCCGGTTTTGAAGCGGGTTTTGTAAAAAGATTTACTGGTCTCCCCGGCTTCTGGAAAGGATTTGGTATAGATGCCAATTATACCTATACCGATTCCAGAGTGAAGATCCCCCGTTTTACCGGCACTGAGAAAACAGAAGATGAAAGTGCGATACCCAAACAGGCCAAACATATCTTCAATGCATCAGTGATATATGAGTACCGTAAGTTCATGGCCAGGGTTGCCGGCAACTACAAAGGAAAATATCTGGATGTGATCCGCCAGGCTGCAGGTCCTGATCATTACCGCTGGTATGCCCAGAACTTCACCGTAGACTTTTCTGCTTCTTACGCGATCACTCCTAAAATCAGGACATTCCTGGAGCTGAACAACATCACCAATGCGCCGGTACGCTATTATCATGGCACCTTCGACCGGGTGGAACAGGCAGAATGGTATTCCATCAGAGGCCAGATAGGCGTCAATGTAAAAATCTTCTAA
- a CDS encoding Ca2+-dependent phosphoinositide-specific phospholipase C, protein MHTIINRALAAVLLSSAAVAGFAQSSKKTSAQLDALKINQVQVLGTHNSYARPVDSAVLAYIDPILEKMAKGYFAGMSKEQAAAFHEFHPNEMKMSEGLKYNHPPFDVQLDAGVRSLEIDVHYDPTGNRFNDPASYRELRKKGYEQLAPFETKDLDKPGFKVLHMADIDFRTHYTTFKGALSAMKSWSDAHPDHFPIYVMIEAKDKGLPLFPNSAQVLPFDEKAFDELDQEVVSVLGRDKLITPDDVRGKFPTLREAVLARNWPTIKAASGKFIFLLLPSTAGMNLVSDYAKNKPNLEGRIMFMQSLPQDTYAAFFLLDNAIVRKKEIQQYVQQGFLVRTRADIETYEAKVNDHTRADAAFESGAQIISTDFFRKGNGYGTPYFVNLPGGGEARANPVNK, encoded by the coding sequence ATGCATACAATTATTAACAGAGCGTTGGCTGCTGTACTGCTCTCCTCTGCAGCCGTGGCTGGTTTCGCCCAATCTTCCAAAAAAACTTCTGCGCAGCTGGATGCGCTTAAAATAAATCAGGTGCAGGTACTGGGTACGCACAACAGCTATGCACGGCCCGTTGACTCTGCAGTGCTGGCTTATATTGATCCTATTCTGGAAAAAATGGCGAAAGGCTATTTTGCAGGTATGTCTAAGGAACAGGCGGCGGCTTTCCATGAATTTCATCCGAATGAGATGAAGATGAGTGAGGGATTAAAATATAACCATCCTCCCTTTGATGTGCAGCTGGATGCAGGCGTACGCAGTCTGGAGATAGATGTGCATTACGATCCTACCGGTAACCGTTTTAATGATCCCGCATCGTACCGGGAGTTGCGTAAGAAAGGATATGAGCAGCTGGCTCCATTTGAAACCAAAGACCTGGACAAACCCGGCTTTAAAGTGTTGCACATGGCCGATATTGATTTCCGTACCCATTACACCACCTTCAAAGGTGCATTGTCTGCGATGAAGTCCTGGTCTGATGCACATCCTGATCATTTCCCCATTTATGTGATGATAGAAGCGAAAGACAAAGGTCTTCCTCTTTTCCCCAATTCCGCACAGGTATTGCCCTTCGATGAAAAAGCCTTTGATGAGCTGGACCAGGAAGTAGTGAGTGTACTGGGCCGCGACAAGCTGATCACGCCGGATGATGTACGGGGCAAATTCCCTACGCTGCGTGAAGCAGTACTGGCCCGCAACTGGCCTACTATAAAAGCTGCCAGCGGCAAATTCATTTTTCTGCTGCTGCCTTCCACAGCGGGTATGAACCTGGTTTCTGACTACGCCAAAAACAAACCTAATCTGGAAGGCCGTATCATGTTTATGCAGTCACTCCCGCAGGATACTTATGCAGCCTTCTTCCTGCTGGACAATGCTATTGTTCGCAAAAAAGAGATACAGCAGTATGTGCAACAGGGCTTTCTGGTGAGAACACGCGCGGATATTGAAACGTATGAAGCGAAAGTAAATGATCATACCAGGGCTGACGCAGCTTTTGAAAGCGGTGCCCAGATCATTTCAACGGATTTTTTCCGTAAAGGCAACGGATATGGTACACCTTATTTTGTGAACCTGCCCGGTGGAGGAGAGGCCAGAGCTAATCCGGTTAACAAGTAA